The proteins below come from a single Roseiflexus sp. RS-1 genomic window:
- a CDS encoding patatin-like phospholipase family protein, producing MKKALVLSGGGGRGAYHVGVIEALVERGWMQDGVGPDIIAGTSIGAINAAALASGLTVAQLKARWLDMHTEDVHRLSGDLPAVSRPLVRFLMRSVLTSEAHGGASVVLPPEERSMSAQGLLERIGQVFRTRPFRSLLDTAPWRHTLSRWMDFDRINAPDAPALLLTATDLQTGDLRVFCNRPLRDHPADRITLDHLMASSSIPTVYPWTEIDGRKYWDGAVLANTPLGPVIDLAAGDDVEIVVVMMTPWDVAPEAMRQQLQSVPEDLVQALSLTLDWALLASYRAAIKMLRAYNRLAEAARKLERAAQQTGDPALTLEGNIPRIIAEPLVIAPQQLMPLEWIIDYEERNHLALFEMGRNDALRALDTRLLNRLLDQP from the coding sequence ATGAAAAAAGCGCTCGTCCTTTCCGGCGGCGGCGGTCGTGGCGCCTACCACGTCGGCGTGATCGAGGCGCTCGTCGAACGTGGCTGGATGCAGGATGGCGTCGGACCGGATATCATTGCCGGGACCTCGATCGGCGCGATCAATGCTGCGGCGCTGGCGTCTGGTTTGACCGTCGCACAACTGAAAGCGCGCTGGCTCGATATGCACACCGAGGATGTGCATCGACTATCAGGCGATCTGCCAGCGGTCAGTCGACCGCTCGTCCGTTTTCTGATGCGCAGCGTCTTGACCTCAGAAGCGCACGGCGGCGCGAGTGTCGTTTTGCCGCCTGAAGAGCGCAGCATGAGTGCCCAGGGATTGCTCGAGCGCATCGGTCAGGTATTCCGCACGCGCCCATTTCGCAGTCTGCTCGATACTGCTCCCTGGCGTCACACGCTGAGTCGCTGGATGGACTTTGACCGGATCAACGCGCCGGATGCGCCTGCACTGCTGCTGACTGCGACCGATCTCCAGACCGGCGACCTGCGGGTGTTTTGCAATCGACCGCTCCGTGACCACCCGGCTGACCGGATCACTCTTGACCATCTCATGGCGTCGTCGAGCATTCCGACCGTCTATCCCTGGACCGAGATCGATGGTCGCAAGTACTGGGACGGGGCGGTGCTGGCGAATACTCCGTTAGGACCGGTGATCGATCTTGCGGCGGGCGATGATGTCGAGATTGTCGTCGTTATGATGACGCCATGGGATGTCGCGCCGGAAGCGATGCGTCAGCAGTTGCAAAGCGTGCCGGAAGACCTGGTGCAGGCATTATCGTTGACGCTGGATTGGGCGCTGCTGGCATCGTATCGCGCGGCTATCAAGATGCTGCGCGCATACAATCGGCTGGCAGAGGCGGCGCGAAAACTTGAGCGGGCTGCACAGCAAACCGGCGACCCGGCTCTGACTCTGGAAGGAAACATTCCCCGCATCATCGCCGAGCCGCTGGTCATTGCGCCACAGCAGTTGATGCCGCTGGAATGGATTATCGATTACGAAGAGCGCAATCATCTGGCATTGTTCGAGATGGGGCGGAATGACGCCCTGCGCGCACTCGACACGCGCCTGCTCAATCGGTTGCTCGACCAGCCATGA
- a CDS encoding PHP domain-containing protein: MIDLHIHTNATPHHATWTPDTLMAAAVRAGLQVIAVTDHNTTASVRAVQEAGGRTGIHVISGVEIDAGFPAGQRDDRLPFKLWHVLVYGADPEHPSLLALCRSVDERNLADADGLQRHLIAAGFRLPGIDAIERPPRVADIGAALGRANDLPDRAPEDDDESAGMRYILTRLPGMYRPPGVEEIVAVARETGSVAVLAHPGRSKGVYAIPATAEDIAVMAEVGLDGIEVYYPTHRPEQIAMYRHLAQQHRLLITGGSDSHHPHQPLARWPAAWCRAFLERVGCVTN, translated from the coding sequence ATGATCGATCTGCACATTCACACCAACGCAACACCTCACCACGCGACCTGGACGCCAGACACATTGATGGCAGCGGCGGTGCGCGCCGGATTGCAGGTGATCGCCGTCACCGATCACAACACCACTGCAAGTGTCCGGGCAGTGCAGGAAGCGGGTGGGCGCACCGGCATCCACGTCATCTCCGGCGTGGAGATCGATGCCGGTTTTCCCGCAGGGCAGCGTGATGATCGGCTGCCGTTCAAACTCTGGCATGTCCTCGTATATGGCGCCGATCCGGAACATCCTTCGCTCCTGGCGTTGTGTCGCTCCGTCGATGAGCGCAACCTGGCAGATGCGGACGGGTTGCAGCGACACCTGATCGCAGCAGGATTTCGACTGCCCGGCATCGACGCGATTGAACGTCCGCCACGTGTAGCCGACATTGGCGCGGCGCTCGGACGGGCGAACGATCTTCCCGATCGCGCGCCAGAGGACGACGATGAGAGTGCCGGGATGCGCTATATTCTGACCCGCCTGCCGGGTATGTATCGTCCCCCAGGGGTGGAGGAGATCGTCGCCGTTGCCCGCGAAACCGGCAGTGTGGCGGTGCTGGCGCATCCCGGTCGCTCAAAGGGTGTCTACGCCATCCCGGCGACTGCTGAAGACATCGCCGTAATGGCGGAGGTCGGATTGGATGGCATCGAAGTCTACTACCCGACTCATCGACCGGAACAGATAGCGATGTACCGTCATCTGGCGCAGCAGCACCGATTGCTCATAACCGGCGGGTCGGACTCGCACCATCCGCACCAACCGCTTGCGCGCTGGCCCGCTGCGTGGTGCCGGGCATTTCTTGAGCGTGTCGGGTGTGTTACAAACTGA
- a CDS encoding response regulator, whose protein sequence is MSVTTERSHNGHNADTVLIVEDDAATRRLYKFLLSNGGYVVLEAEDGVAAVEVLQRHRCDLVITDMNMPRMDGLDLIRTIRRDFGDIYVILITAFGTPDTQKQAMRLGANDYLAKPFDFEELERRVHTYFQNRPRPSAP, encoded by the coding sequence ATGTCTGTGACGACGGAACGGTCGCATAATGGCCACAATGCTGATACGGTGCTGATCGTTGAGGATGATGCGGCAACCCGGCGTCTGTACAAGTTCCTGCTGTCGAACGGCGGGTATGTCGTTCTGGAAGCCGAAGACGGCGTGGCGGCAGTCGAAGTGCTCCAGCGTCATCGCTGCGACCTGGTGATTACCGATATGAATATGCCGCGGATGGACGGGCTGGATCTGATCCGGACGATTCGGCGCGATTTTGGTGATATCTATGTTATTCTGATTACGGCGTTCGGCACCCCCGATACCCAAAAGCAGGCTATGCGCCTTGGCGCCAACGACTATCTTGCCAAACCTTTCGACTTCGAAGAACTCGAGCGGCGGGTGCATACCTACTTTCAGAATCGCCCTCGCCCCTCCGCTCCGTAA
- a CDS encoding HD domain-containing phosphohydrolase, with the protein MNQSLSTNADPVSILVVEDDPMVNSFCARLLHMKGYSVKTVFNGREALTMLQTNRFDLVLTDLQMPEMGGMELLREMREQHPDIDTIMFTAYATVETAREALKLGAFDYLTKPFSVDELERTVRRAVEWRRVRQERQRLSEVVALYEISQAFTSTLDTETAVNEIVGLLWRRFSPATLSLSLVHPDDNELELLALRGTASRVAVGARIPLQCTPGKESLCEDHLRLTGAAVSVPSTHAARFVLRSNDRIVGVLDLSRAPDQPGFDQDDRTLLTICASQIAASLDNSRLYRQLKQQNIEMIAALAASIDARDPYTAGHSMQVMRYAVRLGEVIGLDAARIEALRYGGLLHDIGKIGVPDAILLKPASLSSEEMEIMRAHAVIGVEIVRGVKALRPVLPVIRHHHERIDGAGYPDGLSGDQIPLEARIMAIADAYDTMTSERAYRRAMTQDEAIAELRRCRGVQWDADLVDRFVELLKSEAQALRLQPRAAQASLDQNVLHVPHLFVSLGDLHID; encoded by the coding sequence ATGAATCAGTCCCTGTCGACGAATGCCGATCCAGTTTCGATCCTGGTCGTCGAAGACGATCCGATGGTCAATAGTTTCTGCGCACGGTTGTTGCACATGAAAGGGTACAGTGTCAAGACCGTGTTCAACGGGCGAGAAGCGTTGACCATGCTCCAGACAAACCGGTTCGATCTGGTGCTGACCGATCTTCAGATGCCTGAGATGGGCGGTATGGAATTGCTGCGGGAGATGCGCGAACAGCATCCCGATATTGATACCATCATGTTCACCGCATATGCAACCGTGGAAACGGCGCGTGAGGCGCTGAAGCTGGGTGCATTTGATTATCTGACCAAGCCATTCAGTGTCGATGAGCTGGAACGAACGGTGCGGCGCGCCGTCGAGTGGCGGCGGGTGCGCCAGGAACGCCAGCGTCTCTCGGAAGTGGTGGCGCTGTACGAGATCAGCCAGGCATTCACCAGCACCCTCGATACTGAAACGGCAGTGAATGAGATTGTTGGTCTCCTGTGGCGGCGTTTTTCACCGGCAACGCTCTCGCTCTCACTGGTGCATCCTGACGATAACGAGCTGGAACTTCTGGCGCTGCGAGGAACTGCGTCACGTGTTGCTGTCGGCGCACGTATTCCGCTTCAATGCACACCGGGGAAAGAGAGTCTTTGCGAGGATCACCTCCGTCTTACCGGTGCTGCGGTGTCCGTCCCTTCCACGCATGCCGCGCGTTTTGTGTTGCGCAGCAACGACCGGATCGTCGGGGTGCTCGATCTGAGTCGGGCGCCTGATCAACCGGGGTTCGATCAGGATGACCGCACCTTGCTGACGATCTGCGCGTCGCAGATCGCCGCATCGCTCGACAACAGCCGTCTCTATCGCCAGTTGAAACAGCAGAATATCGAGATGATCGCAGCGCTGGCCGCTTCGATCGACGCGCGTGATCCGTACACTGCCGGGCATTCGATGCAGGTGATGCGTTATGCCGTGCGTCTTGGCGAAGTCATTGGTCTCGACGCTGCCCGCATCGAAGCGCTGCGCTACGGCGGGTTGCTGCACGACATCGGCAAAATCGGTGTGCCCGACGCCATCCTGCTGAAACCTGCATCCCTGTCGTCGGAGGAGATGGAAATTATGCGCGCCCATGCGGTTATTGGCGTCGAGATCGTGCGTGGGGTGAAAGCATTGCGCCCGGTGCTGCCGGTTATCCGGCATCATCATGAGCGCATTGATGGCGCCGGCTACCCCGATGGACTGTCCGGCGATCAGATTCCGCTCGAAGCCCGGATCATGGCAATTGCCGACGCCTACGATACGATGACCTCGGAGCGCGCCTACCGTCGCGCAATGACGCAGGACGAGGCAATCGCCGAACTGCGACGATGTCGCGGTGTGCAGTGGGATGCCGATCTGGTCGACCGATTCGTCGAGTTGCTGAAATCTGAGGCTCAGGCATTGCGCCTGCAACCGCGAGCTGCCCAGGCATCGCTCGACCAGAATGTGCTCCACGTTCCTCATCTGTTTGTGTCGCTGGGGGATCTGCACATCGACTAG